Genomic window (Planococcus sp. MSAK28401):
CGGCGATGAGCCTTTGCTGTTGCCGTTTGTTGAAGATTTCACGCAAGCGGTATCGTTCGGCTTCGGCCCGGATAATGAATTGAGCGTGACTGATATCAAAGCGACTGAAGATGGCAGCAGCTTCTTGGTCAATGGCATCATCGACGCGAAGTTCTCCATCCCGGTACTTGGCGAACATCAGGTGAAAAACACTTTGCCGGCTATTTTGATCGCCCTTGAAGCCGGATTGACGGAAGAAGAAATCCGCCGTTCGTTGAAAAATGCAGCGCTGACCGATATGCGCATGCAATTGGTGCCTGCTGATAACGGGGCAGTGTTCATTAATGATGCGTACAACGCGGCACCGACTTCCGTGAAAGCGGCACTGAACTTTATCCGCGAGACGACGATGAAAGAAACGAAATGGGCAGTGCTTGGCGATATGCTGGAACTTGGCGAGCATGAACAGCGCTTCCATGAAGAGCTGGCAAGTTCGATTGGGCCGGAACTCGAAGGTGTCTGCCTTTACGGCCCGCGCATGAAATGGCTTTACGACAAATTGGCTACTTCTTACGAAGGGAAATTATTGTGGAGTGAAGACGATTACGGCCCGATAATCGATCTTTTGAAAAAAAACGTCAAAAAAGATACAGCTGTCCTCGTCAAAGGTTCGCGTGGCATGGCGCTTGAAAAAGTCATCGAACCGTTCACAGGCCAATGAAAACCGGCGTCCTGTGCATCCATGGGTTTACCGGAGGACCGTTTGAAGTAGAGCCGTTTGCTGCTTATTTGAGTGAGCAGACGGATTGGGTCATTGAGATTCCGACATTGCCGGGGCATGGCGAAAAGCTCGAACTTGGGGAACAAAGCGCAGAAGTGTGGATGATGGAAGCGGAGCTTGCATTAAAACGCCTGAAAGCGAAAGCCGACCGCATTATCATCGTCGGTTTCTCAATGGGCGGGTTGATCGCGCTGTACTTGGCGATGCGTTATAAAATCGACCGCCTGGTGTTATTGAGTGCGGCCGTGAAATACATCAGCCCGATGCAAATCCGGGAAGAAGTGCGGGAAGCGATGCGTGATGTATTCGGCAAGCGCATCAATCAAAATGCGCTGTACCATCTATATGAATATAAATTCCGCAATACCCCAATTCGTTCAACGATCGAGTTCCTGCGCGTCGTCAAAACGGTCGAACCGTATTATCATTTGATTGACGTCCCGGCGTTCATTGTCCAAGGCGAAAAGGACAGCGTCGTCCCGCCGTCTGCAGCTAAGCATATATATGACCACCTCGGTTCAAAAGAAAAGCAGCTTTATCACTCGGCGACCGGCAAGCATTTGATCTGCTATAGTGACGATGCTGCTGAATGGTTTCCGAAAGCCCTGCAATTCATGCGCCTAGGACAGTAAACTGATAATTGGAACCTTTGCATATCAATTGCATGTGTAGCTAAAGCATGTTACTCTGTTTAGAGCAATGGATACATTTTTGAGACACTCTTCCTCCGTGAAGAGGTTTTTTTTGAGCATAAACGGTTTGTTCTACTTAATGGGGAAGACAACCCCCGCTGTGCAGACCGCTCGGCAACGACCGAGCTTTTCCTGTTCACACATCCCCTCTGACTTAAAACTCCAGAGCATGATTTTCGACGTGAAAGTTCTTAATAAAGGCTCGACCTTGTCATAAATTCATCTAAAATGTGTACCATTTGTAAATAAGATGAAGACAAAAGGAGATTGAAAAAATTTGGTTAAATTTACAGAATTAAACATCAGCGAAACAACATTGAAATCCGTAAGACGTATGGGCTTTGAGGAAGCGACACCTATCCAGGAAGGCACAATCCGCCTGGGCATGGAAGGCAAAGACATTATCGGGCAAGCACAAACAGGTACTGGTAAAACAACCGCTTTCGGTATTCCGTTGATCGAGAAAATCGACACACGCGACGGAAACGTGCAAGGTTTGGTCATTGCACCGACACGCGAATTGGCAATCCAAGTTTCTGAAGAACTTTACAACCTAGGTAAAGACAAAAACGTGCGCATCTTGTCCGTATTTGGTGGCCAGGAAATCGGCCGTCAAATCCGCGCTTTGAAAAACCGCCCTCAAATCATCGTCGGCACACCTGGTCGTTTGCTTGACCATATCAACCGCCGCACGCTGAAGCTTGAAAACGTTAATACGCTCGTGTTGGATGAAGCTGATGAAATGCTGAACATGGGATTCATCGAAGACATTCAGTCAATCATGTCGAATGTTCCTGAAACCCGTCAGACGCTTCTGTTCTCTGCAACAATGCCGGATCCAATCCGCCGCATCGCAGAAAAATTCATGAAGACACCTGAAATCGTCAAAATCAAGTCAAAAGAAATGACTGTCGAAAACATCGAGCAGTTCTTCGTGAAATCCGTAGAACGCGAGAAGTTTGACATCCTTTCCCGCTTGTTGAACGTTCAACAGCCGGAGCTTGCGATCGTCTTCGGACGTACGAAGCGCCGCGTTGACGAATTGGCGCACGCATTGAATCTCCGCGGCTATTTGGCTGAAGGAATTCACGGCGACCTTAGCCAAGCGAAACGCATGTCTGTTTTGAAGCAATTCAAAGCAAACAAAATCGACATCCTTGTTGCCACTGACGTAGCAGCACGTGGTCTTGATATCTCAGGCGTATCTCACGTATACAACTTTGATATCCCACAAGACCCTGAAAGCTATGTTCACCGTATCGGCCGTACTGGCCGTGCAGGCAAAAAAGGCGTAGCCGTCACTTTCGTTACACCACGCGAAATGGGCTACTTGTCAATCGTTGAAAGAACAACTAAGAAAAAAATGGAAGCTCTAGTTCCTCCGACTGCTGACGAAGCGGTTATCGGACTTCAGCGTGTTGCGATGGAACAATTGGAAACAATGACCGAGAAAAACAACCTTGGCAGCTATCGTGAACTTGCAACAGAAATGTTGGACAAGCACGATGCAGTTGATTTGGTTGCAGCAGCACTTAAAACGCTGACGAAAGATCCGGAAGATGCTCCAGTCCAAATTACTGAAGAGCGCCCATTGCCATCACGTGGCGGTGGCGGCTACAAAGGTAAAGGCGGCGGACGTTCATCCGGCGGCGGATATAAAGGCAAAGGCAGCGGCGGACGCTCGTCTGGCGGTGGCTATAAAGGCCGTCGTGAGTCATCAAGCTCAAGCCGTCCTTCAGGCGGAGGGCGTCCAGGACGCACTCGCCGTCACGAATCCTAAAATCCATTCCCTAAGATAACAAGACGGAGAACCGGCAGCAACTGCCGATTCTCCGTCTTTTTTGTCGTCTCGGAATAAGGTACAATGAAATGAAACGTTACGGTTCATGAAACGTATAGATGAAGAGAGTACTCTTGATTGGAGATGACATAATGAACCATCAACCGAAAAACCGGATCTCCCGGAAAGGGCTGACTGTCTGGCGCCTTTACGGAATGATCGAGACAGTGGTCGTCGCTTTGTTATTGGCCGGTGTAGGCACTCTTACATACTTTTTCGATTGGCCAAATTGGATTTATGCAGCAGCAGGGGGCGCCTTGGTGCTGTTCGCTTTCCTATTTGTCTATCTATTCCCAAAAATCCGCTGGGAAAGATGGCGCTACGAAGTACGCGACCAGGAAATCGAATTGCAGCACGGCTTGTTCATCGTCAAACGGACGCTTGTGCCAATGGTCCGTGTCCAGCATGTCGACACGGAACAAGGGCCGATTCTCCGTAAATACGATCTATCGGAGATCTCTATTTCGACTGCTGCGACAACCCATACCATTCCAGCATTGATTACGGAAGAAGCGGACGAATTGCGCTCCCGTATTTCCGTGCTCGCAAGGGTGGCGGAAGATGATGTCTGAGACACGTTATAAACTGCATCCGATTTCAGCACTCATTAATTTCTTAAAAGGCTTAAAAGAATTGATCTTGCCTTTCGTCATCATTTTCGGCGCGAACTTATTCCGTGAAGACGGGATTTCCGGCATGTTCAACCAGGGCTGGCAGGGCTTATTGCCGTTGCTAATTGGCGGCGTTGTGCTATTGTTCATGCTGATTGCCGGCATCATTAAGTGGAAACGCTTTGTCTATTGGTTTGAAGATGGGGAGTTGCGGATCGAGTACGGGTTGTTCGTTAAAAAGAAACGCTATATCCCGTTTGAACGCATTCAAAGCTTGAATTACACGGAAGGGATTTTCCACCGTCCGTTTGGGCTCGTCAAAGTGAAAGTCGAAACGGCTGGCTCTGGAAAAGCAGGGCAGTCGGAAGCGGAACTGACCGCCATTTACCGTGCGGAAGCCGACCGTATCGAACAGGAAATGCATATGGCGAAGCGCGGCTATGCCACACAAACCGAGCCGTCCGGTGAAAAGCTCTACGGGCCGGCCGAAGCGGAGCCGCCGCGCGAGGAGCTTGTGGAAGAGCAGTCGCGTGTTTTGTACCGCATGAGTATGAAAGAATTATTAGTGCTCGCGACCACTTCGGGAGGAATCGGCGTCGTCATTTCCGGGGTTGCCTTATTTCTGTCGCAGTTTGCCGAGCTGATTCCTTACGACGCAATTTATGAGGAAGTCATGTTGTTCATGCGCTTCGGCTATCTAGTCGTTGCATTGACTGTATTTGCCGGGCTATTGCTTGCCTGGGTCATTTCGGTGGCCATGACACTCATCGCCAATTATCAATTCACCATCCATGCAGATGATGAACGAATTTACATTACACGCGGCTTGCTGGAGAAGAAAAAAGTCTCTGTGCCGTTCAACCGTGTGCAAGGCATTAAAATGACGCAAAATCCGCTTCGTCAATTATTTGGCTATGTAAATGTCACGGTCGAAAGCGCAGGGGGCACCTTGACCGATAAAGATGAAAAGATTCGTTTATTTCCGCTCGTGAAGCAAGAGAAGATGAAACCGGTCCTGGAAGAACTGTTCCCGGATTTTGACTGGTCTCCGGAATTGACACGTTTGCCGAAAAGAAGCCGCCCGTTCTTTTACCGGCTGTCGATCGGCTGGCTCATTCCGGCGTTCGCGGCACTCGGCTATTTCTTCTATCCTTATGGTTTATGGGCACTTGCAGTCGTTCCGGTCATTATTGCAATCGGCCTCTGGCAGCACCGCTCGGCGGGGTATGCCATCTCTGGACGCCAATTGACCGCGCAATTCCGCGGCATTAGCCTGCACCGCTTTTACATGCTGAAAAAACGCATCCAAGTGATTGCGGTGACACGGACGATTTTCCAGCGTCGCCGAGATGTCGCTTCTGTCCATGCAACAATCAAATCAGGCATGCTCGGAGCAACTGCGCTTGTTCCAAATTTGGCGCGGGAAGATGCCGAACGCATCCTGGCTTGGTATGAACCGTCAAGGCAGCGCCAGGCAATCGATCAGGAACCAATGAAAAACCCTCAACCGAATGAAATCGGCTGAGGGTTTTTTGATGAAGGTCAGCGGCGGTTTTTGGCGCGCCAGCTGACGATGCGTTTTGGGTGGAAATAGCTAAGGCCGATCAGGAAACCGGTGATCATGCCGGCGATGTGGGCCGTGACGTTAATGTTCGGTGTCACAAATGTCATGACTATACTAATGACGATAATCGGGAGTATAATTTGTTTGAGTTGCGGCAGTGCACGTCCACCGTAATAGACGAGGGCACCGAACGCGCCGAAGATCCCAAAGATCGCGCCGCTTGCCCCGACATGTACATAATCGAGCGGCTGCAGGAAATAAGTGGCCGCCGATGCGAAAAGGCCGGCCAGCATATAAATCGTGATAAAACGCACCTTGCCGGTCAAACGCTCAAGCTCTGGCCCGAACAGGAACAGGGAGAACATATTGAATAGCAAATGCATCAGATTACCGTGCAGGAAGATCGGCGTTACAAAACGCCACCATTCGCCGTTTGCGATGTGGAAGTTCGACCCGACGCCGTAATAGTAAATGTATTCGCCGAGCATCGGCAAAAATGTCAGCAAGTGAATGAGGACATTCAACGCGATCAAGGTCGATACGACGGGGTACATTTTTAAGTACTGTGAAAAGCTTTCTCTTCTGATAAACAATAAGGTCACCTCAATTTCATAGCTTTATTATACCCGTTACCCATTTGCGAATGAAAGGAGAAACCTTTATGATAACAGGAATCGGTCTTGATATTGTCGAGCTGGAGAGAATCCGCAAGCTCGATCAAAGATCTTCGAAATTCCGCGAGCGTGTCCTGACCGAATCGGAGCTTGCCGAGTATCTTCTATTGAACAACAAACGCAGAACCGAATTTTTGGCAGGGCGCTTTGCGGCAAAAGAAGCATTCGCCAAAGCCCGTGGTACCGGAATCGGCGCGGCATGCCCTTTTTCGGACATGGAAATCAGAAAAGATGAGAATGGCAAACCTGGCATGTTTTTCCGCGGTGCGGAATGTGGGTTTGTTTCGATCACTCATTCAAAAGAATTTGCCGCTGCGCAAGTTGTTTTGCAAACCGAATGAACAGGATGTGTAGAATATGGAAATGTATCGACCGACAAAAGCAGTCATCAACTTAGAAGCGATCCGCAATAATCTAGCGGCGTTTCAAAAGCGAGCGGGCGATGCTGAAGTGATTGCAGTCGTCAAAGCGGATGGCTATGGACATGGGGCAGAAGAAATTGCCCGCATTGCCATCGAACACGGCGTCTGCACGCTCGCGGTCGCGACGCCAGACGAAGCGCTGTTGTTGCGCCGTGCGGGAATTGAACAGGAGATCCTCGTAATGGGAGCAGTGCCTGCTGCATTCGTGCCTGTTGCGCAGCGCGAAAATATCATCGTTACCGCCCTGTCGCTCGAGTGGATCGAGATGGCTGAAAAAGCCGCTGTATTAGGGCAGCCGCTGCGCGTCCATTTGAAAGTCGATACCGGAATGGGGCGTCTTGGCATACAGCCTGAGGAAGCTCAGGAGGCGTTTGCCAAACTGGCTTCAAGTGGATTTTCGTTTGATGGCATCTTCACTCATTTTGCGGCAGCAGACGAGCAGGATCCGTCGCTTTTTGAACAACAGGTTGAACGGATGGATGGTGTGCTGGAGCAATTGCCTGAAGGAGTCATGGTCCATGTGTCGAATAGTGCAGCGTCACTTATGCACCCGTCTGTCGCTTGCGATGCCGTGCGGATCGGCATCTCGCTCTATGGCATCGCCCCGTCGCCTTATGTCGGCGAACATTCACTGATTGTGCTTGAACCGGCACTCAGCCTGGAAACGGAAATCGTCCACATCAAAAAAGTGCAGCCAGGTGCGACAATCAGCTACGGCGCGACGTACCGCAGTGAAGGCGAGGAGTGGATCGCCACGCTTCCAATTGGCTATGCAGACGGCATGCTGCGTGGTTTGCAAGGGCAAGAAGTGCTGGTGCGCGGTAAGCGGGCACCGGTTGTCGGGCGCATCTGCATGGATCAATGCATGGTCCGCCTGAGTGAAGAACTGCCGGTCGGAGAACCGGTCCAGTTGATCGGCCGCCAAGGGGACGGGGAAGTCTTGATCGACGAATGGGCCGAGAAGCTGGGCACAATCCCCTATGAGATCCCTTGTATTTTGACAAAGCGGGTTCCGCGTGTCTATGTGAATGGCACCAAAAATACCGGATTGCCTTTTCAGTCGAACGATTCAATGGTAAGATGAAAAGGTAAACTAGACAGAGATCGGGATTTTCGGAGGTGTCGGCTGTGTACGAGAAGTC
Coding sequences:
- a CDS encoding UDP-N-acetylmuramoyl-tripeptide--D-alanyl-D-alanine ligase, which produces MKKTIEQIANWLDIKTNLKGIEVTGVSINTRTLKPGDLFIPFRGENANGHKYVRYAIEAGAAAALWQSDEPEPPSDLPLLIVDDCEKALQEMARAYRNELKATVIGITGSNGKTSTKDLVASVLKPYYKVQKTQGNFNNELGLPLTILSLDEDTKYVVLEMGMSGFGQIQFLSELARPDYAVITNIGEAHMQDLGSREGIAEAKFEIVAGLEQHGKLFYDGDEPLLLPFVEDFTQAVSFGFGPDNELSVTDIKATEDGSSFLVNGIIDAKFSIPVLGEHQVKNTLPAILIALEAGLTEEEIRRSLKNAALTDMRMQLVPADNGAVFINDAYNAAPTSVKAALNFIRETTMKETKWAVLGDMLELGEHEQRFHEELASSIGPELEGVCLYGPRMKWLYDKLATSYEGKLLWSEDDYGPIIDLLKKNVKKDTAVLVKGSRGMALEKVIEPFTGQ
- a CDS encoding alpha/beta hydrolase — protein: MKTGVLCIHGFTGGPFEVEPFAAYLSEQTDWVIEIPTLPGHGEKLELGEQSAEVWMMEAELALKRLKAKADRIIIVGFSMGGLIALYLAMRYKIDRLVLLSAAVKYISPMQIREEVREAMRDVFGKRINQNALYHLYEYKFRNTPIRSTIEFLRVVKTVEPYYHLIDVPAFIVQGEKDSVVPPSAAKHIYDHLGSKEKQLYHSATGKHLICYSDDAAEWFPKALQFMRLGQ
- a CDS encoding DEAD/DEAH box helicase; translation: MVKFTELNISETTLKSVRRMGFEEATPIQEGTIRLGMEGKDIIGQAQTGTGKTTAFGIPLIEKIDTRDGNVQGLVIAPTRELAIQVSEELYNLGKDKNVRILSVFGGQEIGRQIRALKNRPQIIVGTPGRLLDHINRRTLKLENVNTLVLDEADEMLNMGFIEDIQSIMSNVPETRQTLLFSATMPDPIRRIAEKFMKTPEIVKIKSKEMTVENIEQFFVKSVEREKFDILSRLLNVQQPELAIVFGRTKRRVDELAHALNLRGYLAEGIHGDLSQAKRMSVLKQFKANKIDILVATDVAARGLDISGVSHVYNFDIPQDPESYVHRIGRTGRAGKKGVAVTFVTPREMGYLSIVERTTKKKMEALVPPTADEAVIGLQRVAMEQLETMTEKNNLGSYRELATEMLDKHDAVDLVAAALKTLTKDPEDAPVQITEERPLPSRGGGGYKGKGGGRSSGGGYKGKGSGGRSSGGGYKGRRESSSSSRPSGGGRPGRTRRHES
- a CDS encoding PH domain-containing protein → MNHQPKNRISRKGLTVWRLYGMIETVVVALLLAGVGTLTYFFDWPNWIYAAAGGALVLFAFLFVYLFPKIRWERWRYEVRDQEIELQHGLFIVKRTLVPMVRVQHVDTEQGPILRKYDLSEISISTAATTHTIPALITEEADELRSRISVLARVAEDDV
- a CDS encoding PH domain-containing protein — protein: MSETRYKLHPISALINFLKGLKELILPFVIIFGANLFREDGISGMFNQGWQGLLPLLIGGVVLLFMLIAGIIKWKRFVYWFEDGELRIEYGLFVKKKRYIPFERIQSLNYTEGIFHRPFGLVKVKVETAGSGKAGQSEAELTAIYRAEADRIEQEMHMAKRGYATQTEPSGEKLYGPAEAEPPREELVEEQSRVLYRMSMKELLVLATTSGGIGVVISGVALFLSQFAELIPYDAIYEEVMLFMRFGYLVVALTVFAGLLLAWVISVAMTLIANYQFTIHADDERIYITRGLLEKKKVSVPFNRVQGIKMTQNPLRQLFGYVNVTVESAGGTLTDKDEKIRLFPLVKQEKMKPVLEELFPDFDWSPELTRLPKRSRPFFYRLSIGWLIPAFAALGYFFYPYGLWALAVVPVIIAIGLWQHRSAGYAISGRQLTAQFRGISLHRFYMLKKRIQVIAVTRTIFQRRRDVASVHATIKSGMLGATALVPNLAREDAERILAWYEPSRQRQAIDQEPMKNPQPNEIG
- a CDS encoding rhomboid family intramembrane serine protease — its product is MFIRRESFSQYLKMYPVVSTLIALNVLIHLLTFLPMLGEYIYYYGVGSNFHIANGEWWRFVTPIFLHGNLMHLLFNMFSLFLFGPELERLTGKVRFITIYMLAGLFASAATYFLQPLDYVHVGASGAIFGIFGAFGALVYYGGRALPQLKQIILPIIVISIVMTFVTPNINVTAHIAGMITGFLIGLSYFHPKRIVSWRAKNRR
- the acpS gene encoding holo-ACP synthase, which codes for MITGIGLDIVELERIRKLDQRSSKFRERVLTESELAEYLLLNNKRRTEFLAGRFAAKEAFAKARGTGIGAACPFSDMEIRKDENGKPGMFFRGAECGFVSITHSKEFAAAQVVLQTE
- the alr gene encoding alanine racemase; translation: MEMYRPTKAVINLEAIRNNLAAFQKRAGDAEVIAVVKADGYGHGAEEIARIAIEHGVCTLAVATPDEALLLRRAGIEQEILVMGAVPAAFVPVAQRENIIVTALSLEWIEMAEKAAVLGQPLRVHLKVDTGMGRLGIQPEEAQEAFAKLASSGFSFDGIFTHFAAADEQDPSLFEQQVERMDGVLEQLPEGVMVHVSNSAASLMHPSVACDAVRIGISLYGIAPSPYVGEHSLIVLEPALSLETEIVHIKKVQPGATISYGATYRSEGEEWIATLPIGYADGMLRGLQGQEVLVRGKRAPVVGRICMDQCMVRLSEELPVGEPVQLIGRQGDGEVLIDEWAEKLGTIPYEIPCILTKRVPRVYVNGTKNTGLPFQSNDSMVR